Genomic DNA from Carnobacterium gallinarum DSM 4847:
AAATTCAATGGATTCAATTAAACGTTTAGGTTCTTATGTAAAGCCTTATAAAACGGGTTTTATTGTGGCGCTGTTACTAACAGTCGTTTGTATGTTTACAAATGCGTTACAGCCTTTTATCATGGGATTAGTGCTTACTGAAATTGGGCACAATGTTGCAGATATAGCCAATGGTGTGGCTGGTGCTGCGATTAATTTTCCATTTATCTTAAAAATTATTGTATTGATGTTAGTCATTGCATTGATTTATCAAATTACAATGTATTCTTCAGCATGGATTATGACCAATGTAGTTCAAAATACGATGCGGGATTTAAGAGCAGATATTGATAATAAAATTAATCGTTTACCTGTCTCTTATTTTGATAAGAACCAACAAGGCAATATTTTAAGTCGTGTGACAAATGATGTAGATGCAATTAGTAACGCGATGCAACAAAGTTTAATTCAAATTGTAAACTCGGTTTTAGGAATTACATTTGCTATCGGAATGATGCTGTATATCTCTATTCCATTAGCGATTATCTTGATTTTAACTATCCCAGCGTCTATTATTATTTCAAAAATCATTGTAAATCGTTCGCAACCTTATTTTAAAGGTCAACAAAAATCATTAGGTGAGCTAAATGGATATGTTCAAGAAAGTTTTAGCGGATTTTCTGTTATTAAACTGTATGGTAAAGAAGAAGATACGTTAAACGAATTTAAAGAAATTAATCATCGTTTAGCCGGATTTGGTTTTAAAGCGGCTTTTGTTTCAGGGATTATGATGCCGCTAGTTGGATTAGTATCTAATTTTGCTTACATTGGCGTGGCTGTTTTTGGTGGATATGCTGTTATTCAAGGTGCATTAACTTTAGGGAATTTACAGGCTTTCACGCAATACGTATGGCAGATTAATCAACCAATTTCACAAATTACTCAACTTTCAGGTGTCTTACAAAGTGCAGCAGCTGCAACAGGTCGTGTTTTTGAAATTTTAGATGAACCTGAAGAAAAACCCGATCAAATTCAACGTCCTTTACCTGAAAAGGTTGAAGGGAATGTATCGTTTGAACACGTTCGTTTTGGTTATACAAAAGATAAACCATTAATTAAGGACTTAAATGTAGAAGTTAAAAGTGGTCAAATGGTTGCGATTGTTGGACCAACTGGAGCAGGTAAAACAACGTTAATCAACTTATTAATGCGTTTCTATGACGTGGATCAAGGTGCAATTAAAATTGATGGCATTGATACGAAGGAAATGTCTCGTGGGGATGTTCGTTCACAATTTGGAATGGTGTTACAAGATGCGTGGTTATATAATGCAACCATTTCGGACAATATTCGTTTTGGGAAGTTGGATGCAACTGAATATGAAGTTGTTGATGCAGCCAAAACAGCCAATGTGGATCATTTTATTCGGACATTGCCAAATGGCTATGATATGGTTCTAAATCAAGAAGCTTCTAATATTTCATTAGGGCAAAAACAATTACTCACCATTGCACGAGCGATTATTTCTGATCCTAAAATTTTAATCTTAGATGAAGCAACTAGTTCAGTGGATACACGTTTAGAAGCGTTAATCCAAAAAGCCATGAAACGAGTGATGGAAGGGCGCACGAGCTTTGTAATTGCCCATCGTCTATCAACAATTCGGGATGCTGACTTGATTTTGGTAATGGATCAAGGAGAAATTATTGAACAAGGAACTCATGATGGCTTATTAGCTAAAGGCGGATTTTATGAAAAATTGTACAATAGTCAATTTAGCGAAGAAGCTGAATAAATAATAGAAATACAGTGAAATCAAGGAGTATCACTTGATTTCACTGTATTTTTTATGCTAAAAATAATGCGAAGCTTAGATGCGGTGAAACTATTCATCGACATCGTGAAGTAGGAAACTCAAGATTGCCATTGATTCGATCACTGAAACCTATTACCGATCATCAACTAGAAGCTAGAGATAGTGTTCTTTCTAAAGCTGGTGGCAAATAATTTCAAATTTCTACTATTCATCGTCATGTAAATGGTAGGTAACAAAAAATAGTATTTCTGACATTGTCACAGTTATTTTAGACTAGTGCTAGACACTGAAAGCATGCAACAGATCATTATTGAGTGTTTTTTTATTTTACACATAGCTAAACAAATAGTCAGCAGAATATCGTCACTTATAGTAAACTAAAGTTAGTTTATGATAAGGAGGTTTTAAAATGGATACAAAAGAATGGATTGAAACGGAATTAAAAAAATTAGCAACAGATGAAAATAGTCTGTTTATTATAGAAGAGACCCTTAAATACATTGATGAGATTACAACGGATAACAACAGCCTTCAAATTGCTCTTGAGGGTGAAATCTGGAGTCCTAAAAAATGGGGTAAAAACTAGTAGATTCTTCTTTAAGTTAGACTAGAGTTACTGGCGATTTAGTGGTACCCTTTATATGGAGACTAAAAAGCAGATTGGATGGAAGTTAGATGAAAAAAAAGATGATTTTCTTTGATATTGATGGAACGTTGCTAAATGAAGAGAAGCAAGTTTTACCCAGTACAAAAGCGGCTTTAAATCAATTAAAGGCGAATGGGCATGAAGTGGCAATTGCCACAGGGCGTAATTTATTTTTAGCTCGAGATGTGATTGAAGAATTAGATTTTATGAATTACATTGTCTGCAATGGAGCGGCGGGTTATTTTCATCACGAATTAGTTTTTGAAAACAGCCTAAATCCTACTGAGTTTAAACAGCTGCTCGCTACAGCTGATCAGAACGAACATCAACTCGTCTATCAATCACCTGAGTTGTTAAGAAGACGTGATCAACAAGCGGACTATCGTATGGAGGAAGCAATGCGAAGTATTGATTTTGGAGTTCCTGAATTTGACCGTGAATTTTACCAAACAAATACGTTGTATCAAAGCTTACTTTTCTATCCTGTTGAAGATCAAGCAATCTATGAAAATGGACAATTTCCTCAATTTCGTTTTGTTCGTTGGCATGATTTTGCTGTAGATGTACTGCCCCACAATGGCTCTAAGGCAAACACTGCATTAATCATGGCGAAAGAAAAAGGTTTTGCCGTTGAAGATACCCTTGCGTTTGGTGATGGATTGAATGATTTAGAATTATTAACAAGTGTTGGTACAGGTGTTGCGATGGGAAATGCATTAGAAGAAGTCAAATTACGGGCAAACAAAGTTACTGCTAACTGCAATGAAGATGGTATTGCTTTGGCCTTACAAGAGCTTAATTTAATTTAACATTCACAAAATCAAAGCTCTTCAGACTATATTTTCTACATAGTCTGAAGAGCTTTGGTTTTTATTTATCATTAAATCCAATTGGACCAATCAATAGATTCTGCAATCAATTGTCCCGCATATTGATTGAAGTGGAGATGGTCCCCACAATCTGCTTTTTGTGCTAAATGTGTTGGCTGTGTATGAGAAGCCACAAGCTTATCTACATCGATGACATTCTCTTGCTGTAAAATCCACTGATTAACTTCTTGGCGAGTGGTTTCAATTTTAGAATTCCAAACGAGATTTCCTTCGTTAGTATACCCCTTAAAGGGTGGAAGTGTACATATAATGAGTAGACAGTCTTGTTTTTCAGCAATTATTTGAACTTTTTTGATGCCGTCAATTAAGTCCTGACTTGTTGGCAATTCAGTCAGGGGTGATCCGTTACCGGGATGAACTAGGTCATTGGTTCCTTCCAAAAAGAAAATGATATCAGTAGAATGGTCATTAAAAAGATCATCTTGGAAACGATCCAACCCAGCTACTCCAAATGTGGTGGCATATCGGCTCGTAGAATTTGTAGTATGAAGCAACCGATTTCCAGAGATACCAGCATTGCATACACTAATTTTACCAGGATATTGTTTGTAAAGTTGAGTTGCGATAGCACTGGACATAAATCCTTGGTGAGTCAATGAATCTCCAAAGAAGCTGATGGTTTTAGAGTGATTTTCTGTAAGAATATCTACTTGGCAAATTCCTAGAAAAAATGCTGGAGTTGGTAGTGAAGAATCAAAAAAACTTGTGAAAAGGCTAGTATCAATAGTAGTGCCTAATGTATTTAGTGTTTGTTGTTCTTTAATTGAGAGTGAGAGTAGCAATGTTTCACCAACAGCTACTTCATAATCTAATTCATCGGTAAAGAATTCAGTTTGTGGTGGTACAATAATCTGTACTTCTTGATTTTTTGTGATAAT
This window encodes:
- a CDS encoding ABC transporter ATP-binding protein, which codes for MDSIKRLGSYVKPYKTGFIVALLLTVVCMFTNALQPFIMGLVLTEIGHNVADIANGVAGAAINFPFILKIIVLMLVIALIYQITMYSSAWIMTNVVQNTMRDLRADIDNKINRLPVSYFDKNQQGNILSRVTNDVDAISNAMQQSLIQIVNSVLGITFAIGMMLYISIPLAIILILTIPASIIISKIIVNRSQPYFKGQQKSLGELNGYVQESFSGFSVIKLYGKEEDTLNEFKEINHRLAGFGFKAAFVSGIMMPLVGLVSNFAYIGVAVFGGYAVIQGALTLGNLQAFTQYVWQINQPISQITQLSGVLQSAAAATGRVFEILDEPEEKPDQIQRPLPEKVEGNVSFEHVRFGYTKDKPLIKDLNVEVKSGQMVAIVGPTGAGKTTLINLLMRFYDVDQGAIKIDGIDTKEMSRGDVRSQFGMVLQDAWLYNATISDNIRFGKLDATEYEVVDAAKTANVDHFIRTLPNGYDMVLNQEASNISLGQKQLLTIARAIISDPKILILDEATSSVDTRLEALIQKAMKRVMEGRTSFVIAHRLSTIRDADLILVMDQGEIIEQGTHDGLLAKGGFYEKLYNSQFSEEAE
- a CDS encoding Cof-type HAD-IIB family hydrolase, with amino-acid sequence MKKKMIFFDIDGTLLNEEKQVLPSTKAALNQLKANGHEVAIATGRNLFLARDVIEELDFMNYIVCNGAAGYFHHELVFENSLNPTEFKQLLATADQNEHQLVYQSPELLRRRDQQADYRMEEAMRSIDFGVPEFDREFYQTNTLYQSLLFYPVEDQAIYENGQFPQFRFVRWHDFAVDVLPHNGSKANTALIMAKEKGFAVEDTLAFGDGLNDLELLTSVGTGVAMGNALEEVKLRANKVTANCNEDGIALALQELNLI
- a CDS encoding GDSL-type esterase/lipase family protein, translating into MSQLKWKATWASEMIHYENQQQTFENTTQHLLIKNNLAGNKVRLLLSNKFGTAPLVIDKIYFSTTENSKRYFTKIITKNQEVQIIVPPQTEFFTDELDYEVAVGETLLLSLSIKEQQTLNTLGTTIDTSLFTSFFDSSLPTPAFFLGICQVDILTENHSKTISFFGDSLTHQGFMSSAIATQLYKQYPGKISVCNAGISGNRLLHTTNSTSRYATTFGVAGLDRFQDDLFNDHSTDIIFFLEGTNDLVHPGNGSPLTELPTSQDLIDGIKKVQIIAEKQDCLLIICTLPPFKGYTNEGNLVWNSKIETTRQEVNQWILQQENVIDVDKLVASHTQPTHLAQKADCGDHLHFNQYAGQLIAESIDWSNWI